In Phocoena phocoena chromosome 19, mPhoPho1.1, whole genome shotgun sequence, a genomic segment contains:
- the SLC46A1 gene encoding proton-coupled folate transporter has protein sequence MEERANSRGETRAWPAGPVLCRGCVEPLIFLANFALVLQGPVTTQYLWHRFSADLGYNGTRDRGSCTNHSVDPTAQKVETLTSHWTLYMNMGGFLVGLFSSTLLGAWSDCVGRRPLLVLASLGLLLQTVLSIFVVQLQLHVGYFVLGRILCALLGDFSGLLAAGFASVADVSSSRTRTIRMALLEACIGVAGMLASLIGGNWLQEQGYANPFWLALALLIAMTLYAAFCFGETVKEATSARLFTLRHHRSIVQLYVTQAPEKSRKHLALYSLAIFVVITVHLGAQDILTLYELSTPLCWDSRLIGYGSAAQHLPYLTSLLGLRLLQYCLADTWVAEIGLAFNIMGMVVFAFATITPLMFTGYGLLFLSLVVTPVIRAKLSRLVRESEQGALFSAVACVNGLAMLTASGIFNSLYPATLNFMKGFPFLLGAGLLFIPAVLIGILERANHCPEFQQFSQSP, from the exons ATGGAAGAACGCGCGAACTCCCGGGGCGAGACCCGCGCCTGGCCCGCCGGGCCCGTGCTGTGCCGCGGCTGCGTGGAGCCTCTCATCTTCCTTGCCAACTTCGCCTTGGTCCTGCAGGGCCCGGTCACCACGCAGTACCTGTGGCACCGCTTCAGTGCCGACCTTGGCTACAACGGCACTCGTGACAGGGGCAGCTGCACCAACCATAGCGTGGACCCCACCGCGCAG AAAGTGGAGACGCTTACCTCCCACTGGACCCTCTACATGAACATGGGCGGCTTCCTGGTGGGACTCTTCTCGTCCACCCTGCTGGGTGCCTGGAGTGACTGTGTGGGCCGCCGCCCGCTGCTGGTGCTGGCCTCCCTCGGCCTGCTGCTCCAGACCGTGCTGTCCATCTTTGTGGTACAGCTGCAGCTCCACGTTGGCTACTTCGTGCTGGGCCGCATCCTTTGTGCCCTCCTCGGCGATTTCAGCGGCCTCCTGGCTGCTGGCTTTGCCTCCGTGGCAGATGTCAGCTCCAGCCGCACCCGTACCATCCGAATGGCCCTGCTGGAAGCGTGCATCGGGGTGGCAGGGATGCTGGCGAGTCTCATTGGTGGCAACTGGCTCCAGGAGCAGGGTTATGCCAACCCCTTCTGGTTGGCCTTGGCCTTGCTGATTGCCATGACTCTCTATGCAGCATTCTGCTTTGGTGAGACAGTGAAAGAGGCGACATCCGCCCGGCTCTTCACACTCCGTCACCACCGATCCATCGTCCAGCTCTATGTGACCCAGGCCCCGgagaagtccaggaagcacttAGCCCTGTACTCGTTGGCCATCTTTGTGGTGATCACTGTGCACCTTGGGGCCCAGGACATCCTGACCCTCTATGAGCTCAGTACACCCCTCTGCTGGGACTCTAGGCTGATTGGCTACGGTTCTGCGGCTCAGCACCTCCCATACCTCACCAGCCTGCTGGGCCTGAGGCTTCTGCAGTACTGCCTGGCCGACACCTGGGTGGCTGAGATCGGTCTGGCCTTCAACATCATGGGGATGGTGGTCTTTGCATTTGCTACCATTACACCCCTCATGTTCACAG GGTACGGGCTCCTCTTCCTGTCGTTGGTCGTCACGCCTGTCATCCGGGCCAAACTCTCCAGGCTGGTGAGAGAGTCAGAGCAGG GCGCTCTCTTTTCTGCTGTGGCCTGTGTGAATGGCTTGGCCATGCTGACAGCCTCCGGCATCTTCAACTCGCTCTACCCAGCCACCCTGAACTTCATGAAGGGCTTCCCTTTCCTTCTGGGAGCTGGCCTCCTCTTCATCCCGGCCGTCCTGATTGG GATACTGGAAAGGGCTAATCATTGCCCTGAATTCCAGCAGTTTTCCCAGAGCCCCTGA